In the Nocardioides panaciterrulae genome, GGGCCGGGCCAGCACCGCGCGGGCGAGCGCCAGCCGCTGGCGCTGGCCGCCGGAGAGGGCCATGCCCTGCTCCCCGACCCGGGTGTCCAGGCCCCAGGGCAGGTCGTGCACGAAACCGGCCTGGGCGACGTCGAGGGCCGAGGCGATCTCGTCCTCGCCCGCGTCGGCGCGGCCGAGGGTGAGGTTCTCCCGGGCGCTCATCGAGAACAGCGTGGGCTCCTCGAAGGCGGTGGCCACCAGCTGCCGCAGGTGCGGCAGCGGCAGGTCGCGCACGTCGACGCCGTCGATCGTGATCCGGCCGCCGGTGACGTCGTAGAGCCGCGGCACCAGGCCGGTGAGGATGGTCTTGCCGGACCCGGTCGCGCCCACCAGCGCGACCGTCTCGCCCGGCGCGAGGTCGAGGTTGACGTCGCGCAGCACCGGCTCGTCGGGGGCGTCGGGGAAGGCGAAGTCGACGTGCTCGAAGCGCAGGTGCCCGCGCGGCTCGGCCACCTCGGTGGTGCCGGAGACGATGTCGGGCTCGGTGTCGAAGATCTCCAGGATCCGGGCCGCCGAGGTCATCGCCTCCTGGGCCATCGCCAGGATCACGCCGAGGGAGGAGACCGGCCAGACCAGCGAGAGCATCAGCGTGATGAACGCGACCAGCTCGCCGGGGGTGAGCCGGCCGTGGCCGACGCCGATCGCGCCGAGCAGCAGCACCACGACCACGGCCAGGTTGGGGATCACCTCGAGGAACGTCCAGAACCGCGCGGAGAGCCGGACCTTGTCCATGCTGGTCGCGTGCAGCTGCCGGGCGGCCGCGTCGTACTGCTCGGAGACGTGCGCGCTGCGGCCGAAGGACTTGATCACGCGGATGCCGACCGCGCCCTCCTCGGCCCGGGTCGCCAGGTCGCCCTGCTCGTCCTGGACCCGCCGCGAGACCACGACGTAGGCCTTCTCGAAGCGCATCGAGAGCCACACGATCGGGGCGGCGGTGGCGGCCACCACCAGCCCGAGCGGCCAGTACATGTGCAGCAGCACGCCGGTGACGACCGTGACCTGGAGGATGTTGATGACCAGGAACAGCAGCCCGAAGCCGCTGAACCGCCGGATCGCGGACAGGTCGGTGGTCGCCCGGGAGAGCAGCTGGCCGGACTGCCACTTGGTGTGGAAGCTCATCGGCAGCTGCTGCAGCCGCTCGTAGAGGTCGTGGCGCATGGCGGTCTCGAGGCCGAGCACCGCGTTGGACTGGACCCAGCGGCGGATGAAGATCAGCACCGCCTCGAGGATGCCCAGGCCGAGCGCGAGCAGCCCCAGCGGCAGCACCGGCCCGATCTCCCGGTCGGTGATCGGGCCGTCGATCAGCGCCTTGGTCACCAGCGGGATCGCGATGGTCAACCCGACCCCCGCGACGGAGGCGGCGGCCATCACGGTCAGGGACAGCGCGTGGGGGCGGAGGTAGCCGCGCAGGCGCCACAGCGAGTGGACCCCGGCGGGCGGGTCCGTGCGAGAGATGGTTGACATCGTCATCCATCCTAGGCGGACGCACCGACATTCGGGAAACCGATTATCGGTGCCCGGCCGTCGCCGGGGTCACAGGTCCACCCCGATGAACAGCGGGTCGCCGCACGGCGTGCGGGGGATGCCGGAGCCGCCCCCGGGGCTCAGCCGGTGGCCAGCAGCCCCCGCACCACCCGCAGCCCGACCGAGAGCCGCGCCAGGTCGGCCGCCTCGTCGACGCAGATCTCCTCGAGCGTCCCGGCCGCCCGCGGCACGACCACGCTGTCCTGGTCCTCCCACGCCGCGATCCGGGCGGGGGCGGACTCCTCGGAGGAGGTCGTGCGCAGCACCTGTGCGGTCAGCTGGGCGTGCACGGCGTTCAGGTCGTCGCGCAGCGCGGCGCGGGCCATCGTCTGCCACCGATCCTCGCGGGGCAGCGCCAGGATCCGCTGGGTCAGCGCCGACAGGCCGAGCCGCTCGCCGAGCGCGAAGTGCACCCGCGCGACCTCGGCCGGGTCGATGCCCTCCCGCTCGGCGATCTCCACCAGGCCGAGCAGCACGTACGCCGGCGGCAGCACCGCGACCCGGGTCGCGAGCGGCTCGGGCACCCCCTGGGCGACCAGCGCGTCCCGGCGGCTCTGGAGCGCGGCGAGCTCGCGTCCGGTCGCCAGCTCGGGCAGCTGCTCCATCACCGCCTGCACGCGCCCGGAGAAGAACTCCACGGCCGCCTGGCTGTCCAGCGGGGGTCGGCGGTTGGTCACCAGCCACCGGGACGCCCGCTCGACCAGGGTGCGCATCTCCAGCCGCATCCGGGTCTGCACCGCGGCGTCGAGCACGTTGTCGTAGGTGTTGAGCTCCTCGCGCAGCGGCAGCGAGCCGAAGATCTCCCGGGCCACGAAGTTCGCCCGGGTCAGCTCGGCCGCCGTGGCCCCGGTCTCGCCCTCGAGCCGCGGCCAGAAGGTCATGCCGGCGCCGTTGACGAGGTCGTTGACCACCTGGGTCACGATGATCTCCCGGCGCAGCTGGTGCTGGTGGATCTGCGGCTCGAAGCGCTCGCGCATCCCCGAGGGGAAGTAGGCCCGCAGGTCGACGTCGAGGTAGGCGTCGGCCGGCAGGTCGGTCGAGAGCAGCTCGTCGGCCAGCACGATCTTGGTCCACGACAGCAGCACCGACAGCTCCGGCGTCGTCAGGCCCTCGCCGCGCTCGAGGCGGCGCTTGACCTGCCGGGTGCTGGGCAGCCCCTCGAGCTCGCGGTTGAGCACCCCCTTGCGCTCCAGCCGGCGCATCCAGTCCTCGTGGACGTGCAGCAGCGACGGCGCGTGGGCCGCGGCGTTGGCCAGCGCCAGGTTCTGCTCGTAGTTGTCGCGCAGCACCAGCTCGCCGACCTCGTCGGTCATCTCCGCGAGCAGCGCGTTGCGCTGCTTCTCGGTCAGGTCGCCGTCCTTGACCACCCGGTCGAGCAGGATCTTGATGTTCACCTCGTGGTCGGAGGTGTCCACGCCCGCGGAGTTGTCGATGAAGTCGGTGTTCATCCGGCCGCCGCGCCCGTCGGCACCGAGCTGGGCGTACTCGATCCGGCCGAGCTGGGTGAAGCCGAGGTTGCCGCCCTCGCCGACGCACTTCACCCGCAGGTCCCGGCCGTTCACGCGGATCGGGTCGTTGGACTTGTCGCCGGCGTCGGCGTGGGTCTCGTCGGCGGCCTTGACGTAGGTGCCGATGCCGCCGTTCCAGAGCAGGTCGACCGGCGCCTGGAGGATCGCCTTCATCAGCTCCGCGGGCGTCATCGCGGTGACCTCGGCGGCGAGGCCGAGCGCCTCGCGCATCTCCGGGCCGACCGGGATCGACTTCAGCGAGCGCGGCCAGATCCCGCCGCCGGCCGAGATCAGGGACCGGTCGTAGTCCTGCCAGCTCGACCGGGGCAGGTCGAAGAGCCGGCGGCGCTCGGCGTACGACGTGGCCGCGTCCGGGCTGGGGTCGACGAAGATGTCGCGGTGGTCGAAGGCGGCCACCAGGCGGGTGTGCTCGGAGCAGAGCATCCCGTTGCCGAACACGTCGCCGGACATGTCGCCGATGCCGACCGCGGTGAAGTCCTCGGCCTGGCAGTCGATGCCGCGCTCGCGGAAGTGCCGCTGCACCGAGACCCAGGCGCCCTTGGCGGTGATGCCCATCGCCTTGTGGTCGTAGCCGACCGAGCCGCCGGAGGCGAACGCGTCGCCGAGCCAGAAGCCGTAGTCCTGCGCCACCTTGTTGGCGATGTCGGAGAACGTCGCGGTGCCCTTGTCCGCGGCCACCACCAGGTAGGAGTCGTCCCCGTCGTGGCGCACCACGTGGCGCGGCGGCACGGTCTCGCCGTCGACGAGGTTGTCGGTGATGTCGAGCAGCCCGCAGATGAAGGTGCGGTAGCAGGCGATGCCCTCGGCCAGCCAGGCGTCCCGGTCGGAGGCGGGCGGCAGCTGCTTGCAGAAGAAGCCGCCCTTGGCGCCGACCGGCACGATCACGGTGTTCTTCACCATCTGGGCCTTGACCAGGCCGAGCACCTCGGTGCGGAAGTCGTCGCGGCGGTCCGACCAGCGCAGTCCCCCGCGCGCCACCGCGCCGAAGCGCAGGTGCACGCCCTCGACCCGCGGCGAGTAGACGAAGATCTCGAAGCGGGGCCGCGGCTCGGGCAGGTCCGGGATCGCCGAGGGCTCGAGCTTGAAGGACATGTAGGTCCGCGGGCCGCCGCCGTCGTGGTCCTCCAGCGGCAGGAAGTAGTTGGTGCGCAGCGTCGCCTTGATGTGGGTCAGGTAGGACCGCAGGATCCGGTCGTGGTCGAGGCTGGCGACGTCGCCCAGCGCCCGCCCGATCCGCTCCTCGAGGGCCTCGATGCGCGCCAGCCGTGCCTCGGACCGGGCGCCGAGCCCGTTGTTGCCGGGCTGGAAGCGGGCCTCGAACAGCTGCACCAGCAGCCGGGTGATGTCGACGTTGCCCCGCAGCGCGCCCTCGATGTAGTCCAGCGCGAACGGCGAGTTCCCCTGCCGCATGTACTTGGCGTAGGCCCGCAGCACGGTGGCCTGCCGCCAGGTCAGCCCGGCGGCCAGCACCAGCGCGTTGAAGCCGTCGATCTCGTTGAAGCCGTCCCACACC is a window encoding:
- a CDS encoding ABC transporter ATP-binding protein, which gives rise to MSTISRTDPPAGVHSLWRLRGYLRPHALSLTVMAAASVAGVGLTIAIPLVTKALIDGPITDREIGPVLPLGLLALGLGILEAVLIFIRRWVQSNAVLGLETAMRHDLYERLQQLPMSFHTKWQSGQLLSRATTDLSAIRRFSGFGLLFLVINILQVTVVTGVLLHMYWPLGLVVAATAAPIVWLSMRFEKAYVVVSRRVQDEQGDLATRAEEGAVGIRVIKSFGRSAHVSEQYDAAARQLHATSMDKVRLSARFWTFLEVIPNLAVVVVLLLGAIGVGHGRLTPGELVAFITLMLSLVWPVSSLGVILAMAQEAMTSAARILEIFDTEPDIVSGTTEVAEPRGHLRFEHVDFAFPDAPDEPVLRDVNLDLAPGETVALVGATGSGKTILTGLVPRLYDVTGGRITIDGVDVRDLPLPHLRQLVATAFEEPTLFSMSARENLTLGRADAGEDEIASALDVAQAGFVHDLPWGLDTRVGEQGMALSGGQRQRLALARAVLARPRVLVLDDTLSALDVHTERLVEEALRRVLADTTGLVVAHRASTVLLADRVALLQDGTITHVGDHRVLLETVPEYRELLSAESLDPELELDPEAVEA
- a CDS encoding NAD-glutamate dehydrogenase — protein: MTTLDQDKAELIKKAIEVAVSRRGTGGPPHEQADTLLRAYYRHVAPEDVCDRSEVDVYGALASHWKLGLARPQGTAQVRVFTPTLAEHGWSASGHSVVEVAVDDMPFLVDSLTMELSRQLRDVHVVIHPLLDVERDITGALQRVRPVEDGSLEPPAGFVRESWMHVEIDRIREDDDTTAIEDDIQRVLRDVRESVEDWDKMHAQVDAIVADLQSDPPPLDPEELRQGRELLEWLADEHFTFLGYREYRLERKGDDELLRAVPGTGLGILRADQDMSASFGKLPAMVKAKAREKTLLVLAKANSRSTVHRPAYLDYVGVKTFENGEVVGERRFLGLYSSAAYTESLTRIPLLAEKAAAVLKRLGFDLRSHAGKALMDTLETYPRDELFHTTVDELAPMAEAAMHARERRQLRMFIRRDTYGRYVSVLVYLPRDRYNTSVRERFSQILKDRLGGESVEFNVMLGASTTARVHFVVHPPKGGTVLEVEDTDDLERRLTDASRSWRDDFVQAVIAEYGEEVGATLGRRYLDCFPEAYKEDFDARTAAVDLGRLEALQGEEGIDLSLYEQMDAGRGEARLKVYRIGSPLSLSQILPMLSSMGVEVVDERPYELEGLARPTYVYEFGLRYGTALPAHARELFQDALRAVWDGFNEIDGFNALVLAAGLTWRQATVLRAYAKYMRQGNSPFALDYIEGALRGNVDITRLLVQLFEARFQPGNNGLGARSEARLARIEALEERIGRALGDVASLDHDRILRSYLTHIKATLRTNYFLPLEDHDGGGPRTYMSFKLEPSAIPDLPEPRPRFEIFVYSPRVEGVHLRFGAVARGGLRWSDRRDDFRTEVLGLVKAQMVKNTVIVPVGAKGGFFCKQLPPASDRDAWLAEGIACYRTFICGLLDITDNLVDGETVPPRHVVRHDGDDSYLVVAADKGTATFSDIANKVAQDYGFWLGDAFASGGSVGYDHKAMGITAKGAWVSVQRHFRERGIDCQAEDFTAVGIGDMSGDVFGNGMLCSEHTRLVAAFDHRDIFVDPSPDAATSYAERRRLFDLPRSSWQDYDRSLISAGGGIWPRSLKSIPVGPEMREALGLAAEVTAMTPAELMKAILQAPVDLLWNGGIGTYVKAADETHADAGDKSNDPIRVNGRDLRVKCVGEGGNLGFTQLGRIEYAQLGADGRGGRMNTDFIDNSAGVDTSDHEVNIKILLDRVVKDGDLTEKQRNALLAEMTDEVGELVLRDNYEQNLALANAAAHAPSLLHVHEDWMRRLERKGVLNRELEGLPSTRQVKRRLERGEGLTTPELSVLLSWTKIVLADELLSTDLPADAYLDVDLRAYFPSGMRERFEPQIHQHQLRREIIVTQVVNDLVNGAGMTFWPRLEGETGATAAELTRANFVAREIFGSLPLREELNTYDNVLDAAVQTRMRLEMRTLVERASRWLVTNRRPPLDSQAAVEFFSGRVQAVMEQLPELATGRELAALQSRRDALVAQGVPEPLATRVAVLPPAYVLLGLVEIAEREGIDPAEVARVHFALGERLGLSALTQRILALPREDRWQTMARAALRDDLNAVHAQLTAQVLRTTSSEESAPARIAAWEDQDSVVVPRAAGTLEEICVDEAADLARLSVGLRVVRGLLATG